Within the Candidatus Methylomirabilota bacterium genome, the region GACGTTCCCGCGCGCGAAGTACCTCTTCCCGGGCGAGGAGTGGGAGTTCTGGCGCCACGAGAAGGACGCCTGCATCGCGGACAGCGTCGTGCCGGTGGTCGAGGCGGGCCAGGCTGTGCTCGTCCAGAGCGACCATGCCGTGGACCCCTGGCTCGCCTTCGAGCCGGCGCCGGGCCACACCCCGGGCCACGTCTGCGTCCGGCTGACGACGCGCGCCGGCCAGGCGGTCTTCTCGGGCGACCTCATGCACCGCACGGTCCAGGTCGCCGAGCCCCAGTGGTCGAGCCGCTTCTGCTACGACCCCGCGAAGGCGCGCGACACGCGGCGCGCGTTCGTCGAGCGCCACGCCGACACAGGCGTCCTGGTGCTCGCCGCGCACTTCCCGCGCGCGGGCTACATCGTGCGCCGTGCCGGCGGCTTCCGCTTCGCGCCCGCCGACGCCGCCTGACCCGAAGGAGGGTCCCATGCACGCGCTCCTCGCGCTCCTCGTCGCCGTTGCGGCCGCCCTCGTCACGCCCGCCGCGGAGGCCTCGCACCTT harbors:
- a CDS encoding MBL fold metallo-hydrolase, with the translated sequence MTTLKLGDVSVTRVIEIDRSSFPTASMLPDSTADAIARHHDWLRPHFWDDRTGDLGSRIGTFIVRTPRHTVLIDTGVGNDKPRDGAPAWHLRRGSYLDDLAAAGVEPERVDFVLCTHLHVDHVGWNTRFVGGRWVPTFPRAKYLFPGEEWEFWRHEKDACIADSVVPVVEAGQAVLVQSDHAVDPWLAFEPAPGHTPGHVCVRLTTRAGQAVFSGDLMHRTVQVAEPQWSSRFCYDPAKARDTRRAFVERHADTGVLVLAAHFPRAGYIVRRAGGFRFAPADAA